The Malus sylvestris chromosome 3, drMalSylv7.2, whole genome shotgun sequence genomic sequence AAAGTGAATGACAATTTACAGTTGAAGTGTCCCAAGGATCCCTAATCAAATCAAAAGAGTATTTGTTCTAAAAGTTATGTCCAACCTTGAAAGGTCTATATCTGTAAATATTTGTATGGACCATGCATGGTTAGCtacaaacaattattattaactACATTCTTGAACTGTACCATTATACATGCTCAATTTCTGTTAATTTAAAGAGAGAATAATATGCacaatcatttatttatggaaaGAGAGACAAAGGAATCAAATTATCACCACCCATTAATCCCAAGAAATAACCAAACACATGTAACTAAAATACACTAATAATTTTAAACTCCAACGGAACCCGTGACACAGCAATAATGCAACATTATTGATTAAACAAAGCTCTATTTGTTTTCTGTAGgtaatttggttttgatttgtgcctaaatactaaattaattacttaaaaactCTGAGTTTGTGTGACATTGTTCCTTCCAAATGAGGCCGGCCACCAttcctttctttgtttttcttttaatcttttccAGCAAAGACCCTCCCGACAGCATATTTGCAGTTTATTAAAATGGTtaaaaaaactaatttcaaaaatatttctcaATATTCCTCAATATTTCATGTGCACTTCACTATTCCATGTGcttttacaaaattactatATATTCTCCCATGCTGTTTGTACAAAATAATCTCTCAAGATCCCTGAAATTCAAGTAAATTcccattaaataaataaataatttactttcttttaattttatttcttaattAACCAAAACCCACTTGGCCTTTTCTAATCATGTTCAATATTTAGACCAAATTATAGATCTTTTCtctgttctttcttttttactgCTCATATGCAGCAGTCCTGCTCCTTATATGCTGGCTAGATATCTGCTATCAGAGATACGAGTTTACATATTTGATGAAGTCgttaattcaaaaaaaaaacatgggtttaaattttaagtaaataaataaacgaaatttaaacaaaaactcAGTTTTCCTTTCGTAATCTTGTTCAGTATTCAGACTAAATTCTAGATCTTTATTTCTTTTACTGCTACGTACTTGTTGaagtcctttttttcttttcatacaAGCGATATATAGGTTAGTAAATCGAACACAAGACTTCAAATACATTAGTAAATGTTTTTATCCACTTATCTGTAAAACCTGTTGTTACTTTATGAAGTTATTAATTCCACCAAGAATGTGTTTCCTCAATTGAATAGGAACATGGTACTCATCAGCTTTCAGCTCCTTCAATCACCACAAAATTTGCTGCAATTGAGCAAGCTATCAAATTAATTAGATATGGCTGGCTCAGCAAATATTGCTGACCACTAAAATTGCTGGACCACAATTTTGGGACCTGGCTTATTTAAGAAAGATGTTGTCCTCTTGATTAACAATTTCCAGAGCTAAATACATCTAGCTGGTTTTGATCACTGAGCTATCAAAGTCTGAAAACCCTGAACAGTGTTGTTGAATAACGGGAGATTCTTACGTGTGATTGGAGATATCGCTGTCTTTTTATTTCACTCATGTAGAAAAAGCGAGATTGAGAGAGGAGATACATCCTCGGCTACGCCTATGCCCGAGTTTTTATCCTTGATAAGAGTCAAGGGCTGATTTTACTCTTCAGTGTATCAATCAGTCCCCCAAAAAGCATGTCTGTTTTTATCCAACTAATTAATGCTTGGACATGGGATGAAAACAAATGCCTCAAAAGAGGaaacaaaatattttaattgTCAAAATGAGCAGTAAAAAAGGGCAATTTTTCTTTCATGACATTCAGCAACATCAATGTGAGTTCTGACTGTACTTACACCCGGTAAAAGTAAGTTACTTGTGTACACAAAATAACAATGAAAAGTAGACAAAAAACTTAGGGACGATGTATTAATGTAGCAGTATTCAAAgttaatcatatatttttatgtatttaaattTATCATGTAACAATACCTATTGATTCGAGAAACCGTCACACTTCTAactcatttcaaaaataaacagacttacataaataaaaccaaaagtCCCCCATCTGCATCACCATCCCtaaaattaacaacaatattAATTAATAGAATAATGAAGTAGCGCTTGGATCCAGATCTTCTGCTATTTTCTTCTATAAACAATACATGGGGTTCCTCCCTCTACAATCCCAAAACAGATGACCtgctgttctctctctctctctctctctctctctctctctctcttctttcttctctcttctctcaccAGCAATGCCTGCAACTCTAAGGAATCTCTTGCTTTCTCCCAATATCTTCTCCATCGCCTTACTTCTTTCAATaaactctctcttcttcttttcttcttgttactccattgatgaACAAGGCCAAGCTCTTCTATCATGGAAGAACAGCTTAAACGGCTCCACGGACGCATTGAGGTCGTGGAATCCTTCCGACACAAGTCCATGCAGCTGGTTCGGGGTTCGCTGCAGCTCCAACGGAGAAGTGGAGGAGATAACGTTGAAGGCATTGGAATTGCAAGGTCCATTGCCTTCAAACTTTCAACCTCTCAAGTCCTTAAAGACCCTTGTCCTCTCTTCGACGAATCTCACTGGCCCGATTCCAAAACAGTTTGGAGAGTATCACGAGCTTAGGGTCGTTGATCTCAGTGACAATTCTCTCTCTGGTGAAATCCCAGAAGAAATATGCAGCCTAACCCAGCTGCAAACTTTATCTCTCAATACGAATCTTTTCGAAGGCAAAATCCCTTCCGGCATCGGAAATCTTTCGCGCCTTGTGTATCTTACACTCTATGACAATCAACTCAGCGGCGAAATTCCAAAGAGTGTTGGAGAATTGAGAAAGCTAGAAGTTTTCAGAGCAGGAGGGAACAAGAATCTCAATGGTGAGATACCTTGGGAGATTGGAAACTGCACCAACTTGGTCATGTTAGGCCTTGCTGAAACCGGCATTACCGGAAGCCTTCCCACGTCGATTGGAATGCTCAAAAGACTCCGAACGATAGCCTTATACACATCTCTGCTGTCTGGTCCAATCCCTGAAGAAATCGGAAACTGCAGCGAGCTGCTGAACCTGTACTTGTATCAGAACTCCATCACCGGTCCAATCCCAAAGCGAATTGGAGAGCTCGGGAAGCTTCAGAGTCTGTTGCTGTGGCAGAACAGCTTGGTGGGTTCAATCCCAAATGAGCTTGGAAGCTGCAGAGAGCTTACAGTCTTGGACTTCTCAGAAAACCTTCTGACAGGACAAATACCTAAAAGCTTTGGTGAGCTTTCGAATCTTCAAGAGCTTCAGCTGAGTGTCAATCAGTTATcaggtactataccttctgAAATCTCAAACTGCACTGCTCTGACTCAATTGGAAGTTGACAACAACGACATCTCGGGGGAGATTCCTGCTCTCATTGGCAACCTCAAGGGCTTAACTCTATTTTTCGCGTGGCAAAATAGGCTTACGGGCAACATTCCTGAGAGTCTCTCAGACTGTCAGGATCTTCAGGCTCTTGATCTTTCTTACAACAACCTATTTGGTTCAATACCAAGAAATCTTTTCGGATTACGAAATCTCACCAAGATTCTGCTGCTTTCCAATGATTTATCTGGCTTTATACCGCCGGATATAGGAAACTGCACAAACCTGTACAGGTTAAGGTTGAATCGTAACCGGCTGGGAGGTACTGTTCCATCGGAGATTGGCAACTTGAAGAGATTgaatttcgttgatttgagcaACAACCGCCTCGTTGGAGCAATCCCTCCATCGATATCAGGATGTCAGAACCTTGAGTTTCTTGATCTCCATTCGAATGGGATCGCCGGCTCTGTCCCTGACACACTGCCTAAAAGCCTGCAGTTTGTTGACATCTCCGATAATAGGCTCACCGGTCAGCTTCCTCCCAGCATTGGATCATTAACCGAATTGACAAAACTCAATCTCGGGAAGAATCAGCTCTCTGGCAGCATCCCAGCTGAGATCCTTTCTTGCAGTAAGCTTCAATTGCTAGACATTGGCAACAATGGCTTCTCAGGTGAAATTCCAAAGCAACTTGGTCAAATTCCTTCGCTCGAAATATCCCTCAACCTAAGCTGCAACCTATTTTCGGGTGAAATCCCATCCGAGTTCTCTAGTCTTACCAAGCTAGGAACTCTTGACATCTCCCACAACAAGCTCTCCGGAAACTTGAACACTCTCACAAACCTTCAAAACCTTGTTTCCCTCAATGTCTCTTTCAATAACTTATCCGGCGAATTGCCTAACACCCCATTCTTTCAGAAACTCCCTCTTAGTGACCTTGCTGAAAACACAGGTCTCTACATCTCCGGCGGAGTCACAACTCCAGCTGATAGGATGGGATCAAAGCACAATAGATCAGTTGTGAAGCTGATCACATCGGTTTTCATTTGTGTCACTGCAGCTCTTCTCCTGCTTGCAGTCTACACCCTAGTCCGTGTGCGAATAGCTAGCAATATTCTCAGGAAAGATGACAGCTGGGAAATAACCTTGTACCAGAAGCTCGATTTCTCTATAGATGACATTGTCAGGAGTTTGACATCATCGAATGTGATTGGCACCGGAAGCTCCGGGGTTGTATACAGGGTGACAATTCCAAATGGAGAAACTCTAGCAGTGAAGAAGATGTGGTCATCAGAAGAGGCAGGAGCATTCAATTCCGAAATTCAGACGCTCGGATCAATCAGGCACAAGAACATCATCCGGCTCTTGGGTTGGGGTTCAAACCGAAACCTGAAAATTCTGTTCTATGATTACCTTCCCAGCGGAAGCTTGAGCTCGCTTCTACATGGTTCCAGGAAAGGAGGAGCAGATTGGGAGGCTAGGTACGATATTGTTTTAGGCGTGGCTCATGCACTTGCGTACTTGCACCATGACTGTGTGCCGGCTATTCTGCATGGTGATGTGAAAGCCATGAATGTTCTGTTGGGTCCTGGCCATGAGCCGTATCTTGCTGACTTTGGATTAGCTAGGATTGTGAACAGCAATGGTGGTGATGAATTTTCGAAAACAAGTCATCGGCCTCAATTGGCTGGTTCATATGGATACATGGCTCCAGGTAATGTTTACTTTCAACAAAGTTTAGTCAGTTCCTAATCTTCTTACCAAATTTTTGCCATTAAATCGCTAACTATTGTTTTTCGTGTTTTCATTTTTGGTGATTACAGAGCATGCATCAATGCAAAGTATCACTGAGAAGAGTGATGTCTACAGTTTTGGCGTTGTTCTTTTAGAGGTACTAACAGGAAGGCATCCATTAGACCCAACTCTTCCCAAAGGTGCACATTTAGTTCAGTGGATTCGGGACCACTTAGCGTGCAAGAGAGACCCGATTGACATTCTCGATCAAAAGCTCAGGGGAAGATCTGATCCTGCGATGCACGAAATGCAGCAGACACTAGCTGTGTCGCTTCTCTGTGTCAGCAACCGTGCTGATGAACGCCCGATGATGAAGGATGTCGTTGCAATGCTCAAGGAAATTCGACATGTAGACTGCGCAAGGCCGGAACCGGAGTTGTTAAAGGGAGGAGGGTTGCAAGCAATTCTGGCATCCCCTCCTGCTAGGAAGGCAGTTTCACAATGCTCTTCTAACTACTCATTTGCTTTCTCTGAAGATTCAAGGTCTCAATGAGAAGCTGAAGTGCTTCGTAGTTCACCTACTAATGTTCATATATTTAGGGGGAATCAAAATCCCATAGAGCAAGGAAGAATATTAGAGCATTTTTagtgtaattttcaattttttttttcattatttgtggttagattgaaataattaattgccTCCCCACTAGGAACGGCGTTTAAGGGAGACTAGCTTAACTGTCTTTTGAAAGGACTTACATCAAGCAGGGAAATCAAGGGGCCTGCGTGCCCAAACCAAGCCCGCAACGCGACGTGAGGAAGTTAAAACACATGGCGACGTCTGACAAGTTCCTCTCGTGATTAGGAGTGAGACTAAATTCAGGGCATGTATGTAGAAGTGTAAACAATGATTAGTATTTTTGGATTTATGCAATTAGAATTTAATGCAAGGAGAAAGGGAATGAGATTCCACGCCATATTTTTCTTTCCAGCCAAGCTCTCACATGGTCCCCCATCCCCACTCCACATCACGTCCATGTGCTTATCTGAAAAACAAGACTTTCCAGCAAATAAATCTACTAATCTTGGATTAGAAGACATGGTATGTCATGATCGGAAGCACATGTAGAAAAAAGCAGGACCATTATACCtctacatacatatatacatataaataaaatacaCAAAACCAGGTAAACCGTTCCATAACATTACAGCTGCACATGGATTTGAATCCACTTTTTGAGCATATTGCAGAGGTCTACGTTTAGGGTcggtttggaagtgctttttcAAAATGGCTAAAAGTACTGTCATGGTTGGCCGTAAAGGTTAGAAGTGCTTATGGTTGTAAGTGCAGAAGCACTTGCAAATGTTTATTGGAGAAGCACTTAGAAAGTGTTTCCCAAAGAAGCACTTCCAAGTGTTTTCTTCTAATAAATCCACTTTAAGCAATATCGCTTATGAGCAGAAGAGTTTTCTATAGGAGCATTTCAAACGTGCCCTTGCATTCTTTCTTAAGAGGTACAAAAACAGCCAAAAGTATGGAAACAAATAGAACGGTTCAAATTTTCGGATTTAGGAACACAAACAACTGAGTTTCATTATTCACAATACATGAAGACATGAGATTTTCTGATTTTAGCCAAAAAATGGTGGTACCCTATCAAAAGACAGCTAAGTAGTGCCCACTTCTGGGTTGTCTACTACCTATATGTTGTCAGTAAGTAGTCCTCACCCCAATTAAACTAGGTGATGCCAGGCTAGGCTGACGCAATATATGTCCGACACTGGTAACGGTTAGACCACCAAACTGAGTGTTTTCTGGCCGCAGCAGCAAGTGACATTATAGACCAAAACCCTATCCATACTACACAACTAACGTTCCAGTTGAGGGTTATGGACAGTACCCTTTTGTTCTTATGTGTCACGGAAAAGATAGAACCTCATTGTGCTCTAGGGTGGCTACTCAGAttctaacttctttaaaatgAAGCTGATGACACCCCAGCTGAATCCGCGATACTGAAGCCAACGAACAATCCTCGATTTCCTTGTTTCTTTAGGCACTTCTTGACCTCGGAGCCACTGCTTTGAGGCTTGAACAACTAAATTATCCATTGAGAGCTTCGACAGGCCATGAATTAACTCCTCATCCTCATCTGGTTTTCCCTCCTCAAAAACCAGTTTAATTGCCTTCTCAGCATCAACATTACTCACTCCCTTGTTAAAAAGTGCCTGAACCAACAATAACGCTTTTTGTTACATATAATCACACATTTTACCCTTGCTAAAATGAATAGTGGACTCTAGCAATTACGCTTGCTTATTGGTCtgattagatttttaaaataaagACTCCAACAAGGGCCGACTACCTAGTGCAATATGAACATGACTACTCTTGCTTAAATGGGACAGCTCTAATAAAAAAACGAGGTTTAACATGTCAATCTGAGTCCTTCAACGTATGAATCTAAAATACTCATCTCAGTCTAGGACATTTCTCTTCATACAGAAATAG encodes the following:
- the LOC126614978 gene encoding LRR receptor-like serine/threonine-protein kinase RGI3, whose translation is MPATLRNLLLSPNIFSIALLLSINSLFFFSSCYSIDEQGQALLSWKNSLNGSTDALRSWNPSDTSPCSWFGVRCSSNGEVEEITLKALELQGPLPSNFQPLKSLKTLVLSSTNLTGPIPKQFGEYHELRVVDLSDNSLSGEIPEEICSLTQLQTLSLNTNLFEGKIPSGIGNLSRLVYLTLYDNQLSGEIPKSVGELRKLEVFRAGGNKNLNGEIPWEIGNCTNLVMLGLAETGITGSLPTSIGMLKRLRTIALYTSLLSGPIPEEIGNCSELLNLYLYQNSITGPIPKRIGELGKLQSLLLWQNSLVGSIPNELGSCRELTVLDFSENLLTGQIPKSFGELSNLQELQLSVNQLSGTIPSEISNCTALTQLEVDNNDISGEIPALIGNLKGLTLFFAWQNRLTGNIPESLSDCQDLQALDLSYNNLFGSIPRNLFGLRNLTKILLLSNDLSGFIPPDIGNCTNLYRLRLNRNRLGGTVPSEIGNLKRLNFVDLSNNRLVGAIPPSISGCQNLEFLDLHSNGIAGSVPDTLPKSLQFVDISDNRLTGQLPPSIGSLTELTKLNLGKNQLSGSIPAEILSCSKLQLLDIGNNGFSGEIPKQLGQIPSLEISLNLSCNLFSGEIPSEFSSLTKLGTLDISHNKLSGNLNTLTNLQNLVSLNVSFNNLSGELPNTPFFQKLPLSDLAENTGLYISGGVTTPADRMGSKHNRSVVKLITSVFICVTAALLLLAVYTLVRVRIASNILRKDDSWEITLYQKLDFSIDDIVRSLTSSNVIGTGSSGVVYRVTIPNGETLAVKKMWSSEEAGAFNSEIQTLGSIRHKNIIRLLGWGSNRNLKILFYDYLPSGSLSSLLHGSRKGGADWEARYDIVLGVAHALAYLHHDCVPAILHGDVKAMNVLLGPGHEPYLADFGLARIVNSNGGDEFSKTSHRPQLAGSYGYMAPEHASMQSITEKSDVYSFGVVLLEVLTGRHPLDPTLPKGAHLVQWIRDHLACKRDPIDILDQKLRGRSDPAMHEMQQTLAVSLLCVSNRADERPMMKDVVAMLKEIRHVDCARPEPELLKGGGLQAILASPPARKAVSQCSSNYSFAFSEDSRSQ